A single genomic interval of Geoalkalibacter sp. harbors:
- a CDS encoding Maf family protein, whose protein sequence is MSSEQPPLPSRDIVLASTSPYRLQLLRQLGLAFHVAAPQVTETIDQQVAPELQVKYLASQKALSLGAKYPDALIIGADQVFVDARGRILGKPGNFERAEEQLRLMVGKSHVFYTGLCVYDSAGGQLLTDYSTFRVTLRTLSREQIHRYVRRENPVDCAGSFKIEGLGIALMEKMEGEDYTALIGLPLIRLTAMLEHFGVRIL, encoded by the coding sequence ATGTCAAGCGAACAGCCACCTCTGCCATCCCGCGATATCGTGCTCGCGTCCACCAGCCCCTACCGGCTGCAACTGCTGCGACAGCTCGGTCTGGCCTTTCATGTGGCGGCGCCGCAGGTGACCGAAACCATCGACCAGCAGGTGGCGCCGGAACTGCAGGTCAAGTATCTGGCCTCGCAGAAGGCCCTGAGCTTGGGCGCCAAGTATCCCGATGCGCTCATCATCGGCGCCGACCAGGTGTTCGTCGATGCGCGTGGACGTATTCTCGGCAAGCCGGGCAATTTCGAGCGCGCCGAGGAGCAGCTGCGACTCATGGTCGGCAAGTCGCATGTCTTTTACACGGGCTTGTGCGTCTATGACAGCGCCGGCGGCCAACTGCTCACCGATTACTCCACCTTCCGCGTGACTCTGCGCACCCTGAGTCGCGAGCAGATCCATCGCTACGTGCGTCGCGAGAATCCGGTGGACTGCGCAGGCTCCTTCAAGATCGAGGGACTGGGTATCGCCCTCATGGAAAAAATGGAGGGCGAGGACTACACCGCCCTCATCGGCCTGCCCCTCATTCGCCTGACCGCCATGCTCGAACATTTCGGGGTGCGGATCCTCTGA
- the dnaE gene encoding DNA polymerase III subunit alpha, translating to MSASPFVHLHLHSQYSLLDGAIKIGDLVKHAAAQGMPALAITDHGNMFGALEFYLAAKGVGIKPILGCEVYVATGSRFDKGNARSSSDASSHLVLLAENLEGYRNLCRLVSAAYREGFYYKPRVDWELLKQCNQGLIALTACLGGEIPTLIEQGKIDEARRRSREMAQIFDNERFYLELQENFIPEQTRVNRGLKEIARELGLPLVATNDCHYLTREQAQAHEVLLCIQTGKTLEDPSRMRFPNDEFYVKTAEEMVALFQDVPEAIANSLRIAERCQVELDLKTYHFPQYEKPAEKSLEEVLRDDARAGLEERLTEIRKVRALTDEEERQYRVRLERELDCINSMGFPGYFLIVADFINWAKDHQIPVGPGRGSAAGSLVAYAIRITDIDPIPYNLLFERFLNPERVSMPDIDVDFCINGREAVIDYVRQKYGAANVAQIITFGTMAAKGVIRDVGRAMGLAYGEVDKIAKLVPGVLNITLDEALKQEPKLRELIDKDAKVRQLFNTALALEGLTRHASTHAAGVVVTPKDLTEYLPLYVDPKSGGQVTQFSMSYVEKIGLVKFDFLGLKTLTVIDNAVRLVREGKKADLDLRLIGDDDQATYELLSRGETTGVFQLESSGMKELLVKLKPSCFEDIIAVCALYRPGPLGSGMVDDFIQRKHGKKKITYDFPQLEPILKDTYGVIVYQEQVMLIAQVLANYSLGGADLLRRAMGKKKPEEMAKEREKFLRGAAENQLDGKKAGAVFDLMEKFAAYGFNKSHSAAYALVAYHTAYLKAHYPVEFMAALLTEDMENTDKVVKNIAEVRSMGIEVLPPDINASDRSFTVHANAIRFGLGAVKGVGAAALDVILEVRREAPFASLHDFCERLNLQKVNKKVIEALIKCGAFDSLGGRRAQYLAVLEEAMEAGQRLQRERALGQESLFGMDEVISVAGNGHGKLPDVEEWPEKLLLSHEKEALGFFITGHPLARYRDTIKRFATCDAATLGERADKEEVRVCGIVSAVKELTTKKGDRMAFATLEDLSGLVEMVLFPEVYQAGSELIKGEEPILVSGTLDVGEETCKLMVSEVVALRDMQERQTKKVHFRLSSPGLDEEHLRGLKHIMRQYPGRCESLIHVVIPSQCEAVVGLPDTLNVAASDELMDATEKLFGYQVVTFE from the coding sequence ATGAGCGCAAGTCCCTTCGTCCATTTGCATCTGCATTCCCAATATTCCCTGCTTGACGGCGCCATCAAGATCGGCGATCTGGTCAAGCATGCCGCGGCCCAGGGCATGCCGGCCCTGGCCATCACCGATCACGGCAACATGTTCGGCGCCCTTGAATTTTATCTGGCGGCCAAGGGCGTGGGCATCAAGCCCATTCTGGGCTGCGAGGTGTATGTCGCCACCGGCTCGCGTTTCGACAAGGGCAACGCGCGCTCCTCGTCCGATGCGTCCTCTCATCTGGTGCTGCTGGCGGAAAATCTCGAAGGGTATCGCAACCTGTGCCGTCTGGTGTCCGCGGCCTACCGCGAGGGTTTTTACTACAAACCGCGGGTCGACTGGGAACTGCTCAAGCAGTGCAACCAGGGACTGATCGCCCTGACCGCCTGCCTTGGCGGAGAAATCCCCACCCTCATCGAGCAGGGCAAAATCGACGAGGCCCGGCGCCGCAGTCGCGAGATGGCGCAAATTTTCGACAACGAGCGCTTTTATCTCGAACTCCAGGAAAACTTCATTCCGGAGCAGACCCGGGTCAACCGCGGCCTCAAGGAAATCGCTCGCGAACTGGGACTTCCCCTGGTGGCGACCAACGACTGCCATTACCTGACCCGGGAGCAGGCGCAGGCCCATGAGGTTCTGCTGTGCATCCAGACCGGCAAGACCCTCGAAGACCCGTCGCGCATGCGTTTTCCCAACGACGAGTTCTACGTCAAGACGGCCGAGGAGATGGTTGCCCTGTTTCAGGACGTGCCCGAGGCCATCGCCAATAGCCTGCGCATTGCCGAGCGTTGTCAGGTGGAGCTCGACCTCAAGACCTATCACTTTCCCCAGTACGAAAAGCCCGCCGAAAAATCCCTTGAGGAAGTGCTGCGCGACGATGCCCGCGCGGGTCTGGAGGAACGCCTGACGGAAATCCGCAAGGTGCGCGCTCTCACGGACGAGGAGGAGCGCCAATATCGGGTGCGTCTCGAGCGCGAGCTCGACTGCATCAACTCCATGGGCTTTCCCGGTTACTTCCTGATCGTCGCCGATTTCATCAACTGGGCCAAGGATCACCAGATCCCCGTGGGGCCTGGGCGCGGCTCGGCCGCCGGGTCGCTGGTCGCCTACGCCATCCGCATCACCGACATTGATCCCATTCCCTACAATTTGCTGTTTGAGCGCTTCCTCAATCCCGAACGCGTCTCCATGCCCGACATCGATGTGGATTTCTGCATCAACGGACGTGAGGCGGTGATCGATTACGTGCGGCAAAAATACGGCGCCGCCAACGTGGCGCAGATCATCACCTTCGGCACCATGGCGGCCAAGGGCGTAATCCGCGATGTGGGCCGCGCCATGGGGCTGGCCTACGGCGAGGTGGACAAGATCGCCAAGCTGGTGCCCGGGGTGCTCAACATCACCCTCGACGAAGCCCTCAAGCAGGAGCCCAAGCTGCGCGAGCTGATCGACAAGGACGCCAAGGTCCGGCAGTTGTTCAATACCGCCCTGGCCCTGGAGGGATTGACCCGCCATGCCTCGACCCATGCCGCCGGGGTGGTGGTGACGCCCAAGGATTTGACCGAATACCTGCCGCTCTATGTCGATCCCAAATCCGGCGGCCAGGTCACGCAGTTTTCCATGAGCTACGTGGAGAAGATCGGCCTGGTCAAGTTCGACTTCCTCGGTCTCAAGACGCTCACCGTCATCGACAATGCCGTGCGCCTGGTGCGCGAGGGCAAAAAGGCCGATCTCGACCTGCGTCTGATCGGCGATGACGACCAGGCCACCTATGAACTACTCAGTCGCGGCGAGACCACCGGGGTGTTCCAACTCGAATCCTCCGGGATGAAGGAGCTGCTGGTCAAGCTCAAGCCCTCGTGCTTCGAGGACATCATCGCGGTCTGCGCCCTCTACCGCCCCGGCCCCCTGGGCTCGGGCATGGTCGATGACTTCATCCAGCGCAAGCACGGCAAGAAGAAGATCACCTACGACTTTCCCCAACTCGAGCCCATCCTCAAGGACACCTACGGCGTCATCGTCTACCAGGAGCAGGTGATGCTCATCGCCCAGGTGCTGGCCAACTACAGCCTGGGCGGCGCCGACCTGCTGCGCCGCGCCATGGGCAAGAAAAAACCCGAGGAGATGGCCAAGGAGCGCGAGAAATTCCTCAGGGGCGCCGCCGAAAACCAGCTCGACGGGAAAAAAGCCGGGGCGGTTTTCGACCTCATGGAAAAATTCGCCGCCTACGGCTTCAACAAGTCGCACTCGGCGGCTTACGCCCTGGTGGCTTACCACACCGCCTATCTCAAGGCCCATTATCCGGTGGAATTCATGGCGGCGCTGCTCACCGAGGACATGGAAAACACCGACAAGGTGGTGAAGAACATCGCCGAGGTGCGCTCCATGGGCATCGAGGTGCTGCCCCCCGACATCAACGCCTCGGATCGCAGCTTCACGGTGCACGCCAACGCCATCCGCTTCGGCCTGGGCGCGGTCAAGGGCGTGGGCGCCGCGGCCCTCGATGTGATTCTCGAGGTGCGGCGCGAAGCGCCTTTTGCTTCCCTACATGATTTCTGCGAACGGCTCAATCTGCAAAAGGTCAACAAGAAGGTCATCGAGGCGCTCATCAAGTGCGGTGCCTTTGATTCCCTAGGCGGGCGGCGCGCCCAGTATCTGGCGGTGCTCGAGGAGGCCATGGAGGCGGGGCAGCGCTTGCAGCGCGAACGTGCCCTGGGCCAGGAATCCCTGTTCGGCATGGACGAGGTGATCAGCGTCGCCGGCAACGGCCACGGCAAGCTGCCCGACGTGGAGGAATGGCCGGAGAAGCTGCTGCTCAGCCATGAGAAGGAAGCCCTGGGCTTTTTCATCACCGGTCATCCCCTGGCGCGCTATCGCGACACCATCAAGCGTTTTGCCACCTGCGACGCCGCGACGCTCGGTGAGCGCGCCGACAAGGAAGAGGTCAGGGTGTGCGGCATCGTCTCGGCGGTGAAGGAACTCACCACCAAGAAGGGCGACCGCATGGCTTTCGCCACCCTCGAGGATTTGAGCGGCCTGGTGGAGATGGTGCTCTTTCCCGAGGTCTATCAGGCCGGTTCCGAATTGATCAAGGGCGAGGAGCCGATTCTGGTGAGCGGCACCCTGGACGTCGGCGAGGAAACCTGCAAACTGATGGTGAGCGAGGTCGTGGCCCTGCGCGACATGCAGGAGCGCCAGACGAAAAAGGTGCATTTCCGCCTGAGTTCCCCCGGCCTCGACGAAGAGCACCTGCGTGGCCTGAAACACATCATGCGCCAGTATCCCGGGCGCTGCGAGTCCTTGATTCATGTGGTGATTCCCAGCCAGTGCGAAGCGGTGGTCGGCCTGCCCGATACGCTCAACGTGGCGGCCAGCGATGAGCTGATGGATGCGACGGAAAAACTCTTCGGTTACCAGGTCGTGACCTTCGAGTAA
- a CDS encoding acetyl-CoA carboxylase carboxyltransferase subunit alpha: MQFHLDFEKPIIDLERKIRELRDFSTENVDFSSDIKKLEKKAAKLREDIFSNLNRWQRTQLARHMNRPYTLDYVNHIFTDWFEVHGDRNFRDDPALVCGFARLDGEPCAVIGHQKGRDTKEKVYRNFGMPNPEGYRKALRVMQMAEQFGLPIFCFVDTPGAFPGIGAEERGQAEAIARNLREMAALTVPVIVTVTGEGGSGGALAIAVGNRVLMMEYSVYAVISPEGCAAILWSDGTKGPIAAEALKLTAADIQSLGCVIDEVITEPLGGAHNDPAAAAAQVKKALKKHLAELRELSGEELVEQRYRKFRAMTMVAE, from the coding sequence ATGCAATTTCACCTCGATTTTGAAAAGCCGATCATCGATCTGGAACGCAAGATTCGCGAGCTGCGCGATTTTTCCACCGAGAACGTGGACTTTTCCAGCGACATCAAGAAGCTGGAGAAAAAAGCCGCCAAGCTGCGCGAGGACATCTTCTCCAATCTCAACCGCTGGCAGCGCACCCAACTCGCCCGCCACATGAACCGCCCCTACACCCTCGATTACGTCAATCACATCTTCACCGACTGGTTCGAGGTGCACGGCGATCGCAATTTCCGCGACGATCCGGCGCTGGTCTGCGGTTTCGCGAGGCTTGACGGCGAACCCTGCGCGGTGATCGGTCACCAGAAGGGGCGCGACACCAAGGAGAAGGTCTACCGCAATTTCGGCATGCCCAATCCCGAGGGTTACCGCAAGGCGCTGCGCGTCATGCAGATGGCCGAGCAGTTCGGCCTGCCGATTTTCTGCTTCGTCGATACGCCCGGCGCCTTTCCCGGCATCGGCGCCGAGGAGCGCGGTCAGGCCGAGGCCATCGCCCGCAATCTGCGCGAGATGGCGGCCCTGACCGTGCCCGTCATCGTCACCGTGACCGGCGAGGGCGGCTCGGGCGGAGCGCTGGCGATTGCCGTGGGCAACCGCGTGCTGATGATGGAATATTCGGTTTATGCGGTGATTTCTCCCGAGGGCTGCGCGGCCATCCTGTGGAGCGACGGCACCAAGGGACCCATCGCCGCCGAGGCGCTCAAGCTGACGGCGGCGGATATCCAATCCCTGGGTTGCGTCATCGACGAGGTGATTACCGAACCCCTCGGCGGCGCGCACAACGATCCCGCCGCCGCCGCCGCGCAGGTCAAAAAGGCCCTGAAGAAGCATCTGGCCGAATTGCGGGAGCTCTCCGGCGAGGAACTGGTGGAGCAGCGTTATCGGAAATTCCGCGCCATGACCATGGTGGCCGAGTAG
- a CDS encoding septal ring lytic transglycosylase RlpA family protein: MFKSAVAVLRPLSGLLLIALLGACAAPAPPPSRPAPSPAPPSVSPPSAPQPGVSAAPAPQPKLRGWERPYEVFGERYHPLQDHEGFVEEGVASWYGPDFHGKKTSNGEIYDMHAMTAAHRILPLGIHVKVTNLRNGREAILRLNDRGPFAKARIIDLSFAAAKELEVVGPGTAPVRVEALGYKHTDAAGRITYQAPRTWEVENYSVQVGAFTVLENAQRLAEQMRRQEGYSVIQQGYVGGQLFYRVRAGKFSSLAAADAATLRFESQGFGGSFVVAMD, translated from the coding sequence ATGTTCAAATCGGCCGTCGCCGTCCTGCGCCCCCTGAGCGGGTTGCTGCTGATCGCGCTGCTCGGTGCCTGCGCCGCGCCCGCTCCGCCGCCGTCACGTCCGGCGCCCTCACCGGCTCCGCCGTCCGTGTCGCCGCCGAGCGCGCCACAACCGGGAGTTTCCGCCGCGCCTGCGCCTCAGCCGAAACTGCGGGGCTGGGAGCGGCCTTACGAGGTGTTCGGCGAGCGCTATCATCCCTTGCAGGACCATGAAGGGTTCGTCGAGGAAGGTGTCGCCAGTTGGTACGGCCCGGATTTTCACGGCAAGAAGACCAGCAATGGCGAGATCTACGACATGCACGCCATGACCGCGGCGCATCGGATCCTGCCCCTGGGAATCCATGTCAAGGTCACCAACCTGCGCAACGGCCGCGAAGCCATCCTGCGCCTCAATGATCGCGGCCCCTTCGCCAAGGCACGCATCATCGATCTGTCCTTCGCCGCCGCCAAGGAACTCGAGGTGGTGGGGCCGGGCACCGCGCCGGTGCGGGTCGAGGCGCTGGGGTACAAGCACACCGACGCCGCCGGCAGGATCACCTATCAGGCGCCGCGCACCTGGGAAGTCGAAAATTACTCGGTGCAGGTCGGCGCCTTTACCGTGCTGGAAAATGCCCAGCGGCTGGCCGAGCAGATGCGCCGTCAGGAAGGCTATTCGGTGATTCAGCAGGGCTATGTGGGGGGGCAGCTCTTCTACCGGGTGCGCGCCGGCAAGTTTTCCAGCCTCGCGGCGGCCGATGCCGCCACCCTGCGCTTTGAATCCCAGGGCTTTGGCGGCAGCTTCGTGGTGGCGATGGATTAA
- the tgt gene encoding tRNA guanosine(34) transglycosylase Tgt — protein MFAFELLAVDPGSQARRGRLTTPHGVIETPIFMPVGTHGALKAMTTAQVEETGAQIILSNTYHLHLRPGEGLVEKAGGLHRFMNWHKPILTDSGGFQVFSLPKKKITDDGVFFRHEVTGNEIFLGPQEATRIQNALGADIIMAFDECIPYPSTHAYAAQSVKKTLRWAELCQKAHARPDQALFAIVQGSTFEDLRRDCAKALVAMDFPGYAVGGVSVGEGLELLKKVVEDTAPYLPEHKPRYLMGVGLPEDILESIERGMDMFDCVIPTRYARSATLFTSHGRLRLTHRRYRRDFFPVDPACDCYCCKNFSRAYLHHLYNANEILSATLAAIHNVQFYLNLTAGARQAIEQGDFVAFKQDFLGRYQSQGKGDE, from the coding sequence ATGTTTGCCTTTGAACTGCTTGCCGTCGACCCCGGCAGCCAGGCCCGCCGCGGCCGCCTGACCACCCCGCACGGGGTCATCGAAACCCCGATTTTCATGCCGGTGGGTACCCATGGCGCCTTGAAGGCCATGACCACGGCCCAGGTTGAGGAAACCGGCGCGCAGATCATTCTCAGCAACACCTACCACCTGCACTTGCGCCCCGGCGAGGGTCTGGTGGAGAAAGCCGGCGGCCTGCACCGCTTCATGAACTGGCACAAGCCCATCCTCACGGACAGCGGCGGTTTTCAGGTCTTTTCCCTGCCCAAGAAAAAAATCACCGACGACGGGGTGTTTTTTCGCCACGAAGTGACCGGCAACGAAATCTTTCTCGGCCCCCAGGAAGCCACGCGCATCCAGAACGCCCTGGGCGCCGACATCATCATGGCCTTCGACGAATGCATCCCCTATCCGTCGACCCATGCCTACGCCGCCCAGTCGGTGAAAAAAACCCTACGTTGGGCCGAGCTCTGTCAAAAAGCCCACGCGCGCCCCGATCAGGCCCTGTTCGCCATCGTGCAGGGCAGCACCTTCGAGGACTTGCGGCGAGACTGCGCCAAGGCGCTGGTGGCCATGGATTTTCCCGGCTACGCGGTGGGCGGGGTGAGTGTCGGCGAGGGGCTGGAACTGCTCAAGAAAGTGGTGGAAGACACGGCGCCGTATCTGCCGGAGCACAAACCGCGCTATCTCATGGGGGTGGGCCTGCCCGAGGACATCTTGGAGAGCATCGAACGGGGCATGGACATGTTCGACTGCGTCATCCCCACCCGCTACGCCCGCAGCGCCACCCTGTTCACCAGCCACGGGCGGTTGCGCCTCACCCACCGCCGCTATCGCCGTGACTTCTTCCCCGTCGATCCGGCCTGCGACTGCTACTGCTGCAAGAACTTTAGCCGCGCCTACCTGCACCACCTGTACAACGCCAACGAGATCCTCTCGGCCACCCTGGCGGCGATTCACAACGTGCAGTTCTATCTCAACCTCACCGCCGGCGCCCGTCAGGCCATCGAGCAGGGCGATTTCGTCGCCTTCAAGCAGGATTTTCTCGGCCGCTACCAGAGCCAGGGCAAGGGCGACGAATAA
- the cas6 gene encoding CRISPR system precrRNA processing endoribonuclease RAMP protein Cas6 codes for MLPAPRALADLDFVRIEFTLEFQETFDLDLPRLLRLRRDLRAAAQLALGEGDVFAHLFDPPLSADPAALRRFQRPGPSFVIRPDPALCTTYEEGDHLPLRVSFWGRGAQLLNEFAATLKALGGSGLNRGEGRFELIAMQAFNLAGDMQWLWKSGRPTGPSAPPVFSASWWLDSLPVLGEHATLEFVTPARLLSRGRPLFRPDFSSLFPFILRRVTSMAYAHSGLELIDDPRPWQQAAAAVRVLVNELHWRDWRTLESHGGPQDIGGIAGRLSLEGESLASMGWLLRLGSLLQLGKGASYGAGCYVLTP; via the coding sequence ATGCTTCCGGCGCCACGCGCCTTGGCCGATCTGGATTTCGTGCGGATCGAATTTACCCTGGAATTTCAGGAAACCTTCGATCTGGATCTGCCGCGTTTGCTGCGCCTGCGTCGCGACTTGCGCGCGGCGGCCCAGCTTGCCCTGGGCGAGGGTGACGTTTTCGCCCATTTGTTCGATCCGCCCCTGAGCGCCGATCCTGCCGCCCTGCGGCGGTTTCAGCGCCCCGGCCCGTCCTTTGTGATCCGCCCCGATCCCGCCCTTTGCACGACGTACGAGGAGGGTGACCATCTGCCGCTGCGGGTGTCGTTCTGGGGGCGCGGCGCGCAGCTGCTCAATGAGTTCGCCGCGACCCTCAAAGCCCTTGGCGGCAGTGGCCTCAACCGCGGCGAGGGGCGCTTTGAACTCATCGCCATGCAGGCCTTCAACCTCGCAGGCGACATGCAATGGCTCTGGAAGTCCGGCCGCCCCACCGGCCCATCGGCCCCGCCCGTTTTTTCCGCGAGCTGGTGGCTTGACTCCCTGCCGGTTCTCGGGGAGCATGCCACTCTTGAATTTGTCACGCCCGCGCGGCTTTTGTCACGGGGCCGCCCCCTTTTTCGCCCCGATTTTTCCTCCCTTTTTCCTTTCATCCTGCGGCGAGTCACCTCCATGGCCTATGCCCATAGCGGACTTGAACTCATCGACGATCCGCGCCCCTGGCAGCAGGCGGCCGCCGCCGTGCGGGTTTTGGTCAACGAGTTGCACTGGCGCGACTGGCGCACTCTCGAGAGTCATGGTGGCCCGCAGGATATCGGCGGAATCGCCGGTCGCCTGAGTCTGGAGGGCGAATCCCTGGCGTCCATGGGCTGGCTGCTGCGCCTGGGATCCCTGCTGCAACTGGGCAAGGGGGCCTCCTATGGCGCCGGTTGCTATGTCTTGACTCCCTGA
- a CDS encoding zf-TFIIB domain-containing protein, translated as MTDLWDERKKALENQYFRKLEEEKIARLREDSKERLIRECCQDRCPKCGEPLEKMVFREVPLDKCPDCGGVWLGPKDLQILAEKDHRTWFQRWFQAEEDRKAG; from the coding sequence ATGACCGATCTGTGGGATGAAAGAAAAAAAGCCCTCGAAAATCAGTACTTCCGCAAGCTGGAGGAAGAAAAGATCGCCCGCCTTCGCGAGGACTCCAAGGAGCGTCTGATCCGCGAGTGTTGTCAGGACCGTTGTCCCAAGTGCGGAGAGCCATTGGAGAAAATGGTGTTTCGTGAAGTGCCTCTCGACAAATGCCCCGACTGCGGCGGAGTATGGCTTGGACCTAAAGATCTTCAGATTCTTGCCGAAAAGGATCATCGGACCTGGTTTCAACGCTGGTTCCAGGCTGAGGAAGATCGCAAAGCCGGATAG
- a CDS encoding GGDEF domain-containing protein has protein sequence MRLSISLKILSGYLILAVFLVAASWHALSYLHRVSETSQTILNQSVQATTAIGGMQTAMSSLEQCADIYPESPSPGILNLFQFYRRQFEQGLLRVSLAPVDGRRLEDLRASYARYLEQFELQIELVGTGRVLEAKNRAATVLGPQAGHIQGLLDTLHLAAQRTLDAELISLRGFSSGVSTAVFFTSLFGVLCGLAAVILTALQLNGGIRKLKEATFMVGKGNFDLNLGLRTGDALEDLARCFEVMAQKLKMSEQLCLDASPLTYLPGNIAIERALTDRIKRDVRFALCYIDLDDFKAFNDHYGYARGSEVIKAVADLLAVVRGEVGGENDFIGHIGGDDFVVITDDERAEDICAHIIQRFDALIPDFYSEEDRARGYIIGVDRYGQTRQFPLMTISIAVVSDARRDIHSPAEIARVAAEIKDYVKTRPGSNYHIDRRQRPR, from the coding sequence GTGCGCCTGTCCATTTCCCTGAAAATCCTGTCCGGCTATCTGATTCTCGCCGTCTTCCTGGTTGCGGCCTCCTGGCACGCCCTGTCCTATCTGCATCGGGTTTCCGAAACCTCGCAAACCATTCTCAATCAGTCGGTGCAGGCAACCACCGCCATTGGCGGCATGCAAACCGCCATGAGCTCGCTGGAGCAATGCGCCGATATCTATCCCGAATCTCCTTCGCCGGGGATTCTCAATCTCTTCCAATTCTATCGGCGCCAGTTCGAGCAGGGATTGCTGCGCGTTTCCCTGGCACCGGTCGACGGCCGCCGGCTCGAAGATCTGCGCGCCTCCTATGCCCGCTATCTGGAGCAGTTTGAACTGCAGATCGAACTGGTTGGCACCGGGCGCGTTCTGGAAGCGAAAAACCGCGCGGCCACGGTGCTCGGACCTCAGGCCGGTCATATTCAAGGGCTGCTCGACACCCTGCACCTGGCGGCGCAGCGCACCCTCGACGCCGAACTCATCTCTCTGCGGGGGTTTTCCTCGGGGGTGTCGACGGCGGTTTTCTTCACGTCGCTCTTTGGTGTTTTGTGCGGCCTGGCCGCGGTGATTCTTACCGCGCTGCAACTCAATGGCGGCATCCGCAAGCTCAAGGAAGCCACCTTCATGGTCGGCAAGGGCAACTTCGATCTCAATCTCGGCCTGCGCACCGGCGATGCCCTGGAGGATCTGGCCCGATGTTTTGAAGTCATGGCGCAGAAACTCAAAATGTCCGAGCAACTCTGTCTCGACGCCAGTCCTCTGACCTATCTGCCCGGCAATATCGCCATCGAGCGGGCTCTGACCGACCGGATCAAGCGCGACGTGCGTTTTGCCCTGTGCTACATCGATCTTGATGATTTCAAGGCCTTCAATGATCATTACGGCTATGCTCGGGGTAGCGAGGTGATCAAGGCCGTGGCGGATCTGCTGGCCGTCGTGCGCGGCGAAGTGGGTGGCGAAAACGATTTCATCGGTCATATCGGCGGCGACGATTTCGTCGTCATCACCGATGACGAACGCGCCGAGGACATCTGCGCGCACATCATTCAGCGCTTCGATGCCCTGATTCCCGACTTTTATTCCGAGGAAGACCGCGCGCGCGGCTACATCATCGGCGTCGATCGTTACGGACAGACCCGTCAGTTCCCCCTGATGACCATTTCCATCGCCGTGGTCAGCGACGCGCGGCGCGATATCCACTCGCCGGCCGAGATTGCGCGGGTCGCGGCTGAAATCAAGGACTACGTCAAAACCCGACCCGGCAGCAACTATCACATCGACCGTCGGCAACGACCCCGCTGA